In Marinifilum sp. JC120, a genomic segment contains:
- a CDS encoding relaxase produces PVFDSPASKVSELKLKQSQFRSDSSLAWKDKRRLLSISKMLQLQAEEAKRTDDPRKRNLDQMNWRVDSSGNVLYTLKNGSMVKDNGDKIFFSVNDPGAVQVAQGFARMMFGRNVKV; encoded by the coding sequence CCTGTTTTTGATTCCCCGGCATCAAAAGTATCTGAACTGAAGCTTAAGCAGAGTCAGTTCAGATCAGACTCAAGCTTGGCGTGGAAAGACAAGCGCAGGCTGTTGTCCATCTCCAAGATGCTCCAGTTGCAGGCCGAAGAAGCCAAGCGCACCGACGATCCCAGAAAGCGTAATTTGGATCAAATGAACTGGCGCGTTGATTCCTCCGGAAACGTGCTCTACACTTTGAAGAATGGTTCCATGGTCAAAGACAATGGAGATAAGATTTTCTTCAGCGTGAATGATCCTGGGGCGGTTCAGGTAGCGCAGGGATTTGCGCGGATGATGTTTGGGCGGAATGTTAAGGT